In a genomic window of Papilio machaon chromosome 4, ilPapMach1.1, whole genome shotgun sequence:
- the LOC106720378 gene encoding A-kinase anchor protein 1, mitochondrial gives MAPCRQLLMWSVPSIAVLIGIFWLKKKKEYAKSDPGGRERLKSLKEELAEALNAQAELNRTSPLGKAERSIIKSAPIDIIPKGSGSQRSSFELTDEEVDLEIDKIIRKKSLEKDKKSSVEVGKQYMNCSYISSTMNQNPVAAKESVAHKFSPLQTEMSCNKGDKTLDLKVSVTDAAIIEKQHSEDESVTEILQQDSTNFDNNKTEDVSTEEGDMVNDHDDLNSNNNVNDNNNINEPSESNESNNTYSSQNRRISERDSANHSPVDPLLASPSMCHFSDSHSEGSSDSGKGCSEAASPPPANLNMVPSDSGLRIHQFVIPQNLVGLLIGKHGSFVNQIKAKTGASVYVRRHPDSVKQKICAVEGTQNEIEAAIDMIKEKFPEKRFPNFSIQEISAELYQRLAPFIPEFLQLQLVESVNNDTIMTCLVSAGHFFLQQPLHPTFPSLHALHRLMAATYQNPDVPSLPRPVKEGSICAAPTENNWYRAQVISTSEENDTSVVKLVDFGGYLTVDNDQLKQIRSDFMTLPFQATEALLAFVKPANNEEDWSSEALRIMAGLTAGQLLHAQVAGYDEAGLPLVHLYLTLNPQQVIFLNRELVERGLAEWDIPPDS, from the exons ATGGCACCTTGTCGTCAGCTGCTTATGTGGTCAGTGCCATCAATAGCAGTGCTAATCGGCATATTTTggttaaagaaaaagaaagaatatGCCAAATCTGACCCAGGAGGAAGAGAAAgactaaaaagtttaaaagagGAATTAGCAGAAGCATTGAATGCTCAAGCTGAGTTGAACAGGACCTCTCCTCTGGGAAAGGCTGAGCgatcaataattaaatctgCTCCAATTGACATCATTCCTAAAGGTAGCGGATCACAAAGGTCTTCTTTTGAACTGACTGATGAAGAGGTTGACTTGgaaatagacaaaataataagaaagaaaTCTCTTGAAAAAGATAAGAAATCGTCAGTGGAAGTAGGGAAACAGTATATGAACTGTTCATACATTTCTTCAACAATGAATCAAAACCCGGTTGCAGCAAAAGAATCTGTAGCACATAAATTTTCACCACTTCAAACTGAAATGTCTTGCAACAAAGGTGATAAAACACTTGACTTAAAAGTCAGTGTCACCGATGCTGCCATCATTGAGAAACAACATTCAGAAGATGAGTCTGTGACAGAAATTTTGCAACAAGAtagtacaaattttgacaataACAAAACTGAAGATGTTTCCACTGAAGAGGGGGATATGGTCAATGACCATGATGATCTTAATAGTAACAATAATGTAAatgataacaataatattaatgaaccTAGTGAAAGTAATGAAAGCAATAATACTTACTCATCACAGAATAGAAGAATTTCAGAGAGGGATTCAGCAAATCATAGTCCCGTAGATCCTTTGTTAGCTAGTCCTTCAATGTGTCATTTTTCGGATAGCCACAGCGAG GGATCAAGTGATAGTGGTAAAGGATGTTCAGAAGCAGCTAGTCCACCCCCGGCCAATTTAAATATGGTTCCTTCGGATTCAGGTCTTAGAATACATCAATTTGTAATACCTCAGAACTTGGTCGGTCTATTAATAGGCAAACACGGATCATTTGTTAACCAAATTAAAGCTAAAACTGGGGCAAGTGTTTATGTAAGAAGACATCCAGATTctgttaaacaaaaaatttgtgCAGTAGAAG ggaCTCAAAATGAAATTGAGGCAGCTATAGatatgataaaagaaaaattcccAGAAAAGAGATTCCCCAATTTTTCAATTCAAGAAATTAGTGCAGAACTATATCAAAGATTAGCACCATTTATACCAGAATTTCTTCAA TTGCAGCTTGTGGAATCTGTGAACAATGACACCATAATGACCTGTCTGGTGAGCGCGGGGCACTTCTTCCTGCAACAGCCGCTGCATCCGACCTTCCCTTCGCTGCACGCGCTGCACCGTCTCATGGCGGCCACCTACCAGAACCCGGACGTGCCCTCCCTGCCGCGCCCAGTGAAAG AGGGTTCAATCTGCGCAGCGCCAACAGAGAACAACTGGTATCGCGCACAAGTTATATCGACGTCGGAGGAAAACGACACATCTGTGGTGAAGCTGGTTGACTTTGGTGGTTATCTCACCGTTGACAACGACCAGCTCAAGCAGATACGTTCAGACTTCATGACTCTGCCTTTCCAGGCGACAGAAGCACTTTTAGCATTTGTCAAACCCGCCAACAATG AAGAGGATTGGAGCAGCGAGGCGCTGCGTATAATGGCGGGACTGACTGCGGGGCAGTTGCTGCACGCGCAGGTCGCCGGCTACGACGAGGCCGGCCTTCCTCTCGTGCACCTCTATCTTACACTCAACCCACAG CAAGTAATATTCTTGAACAGAGAGCTGGTGGAGCGCGGGCTGGCGGAGTGGGACATTCCGCCGGACTCGTGA
- the LOC106720214 gene encoding eukaryotic translation initiation factor 1A, X-chromosomal, translating into MPKNKGKGGKNRRRGKNENETEKRELVFKEDGQEYAQVTKMLGNGRLEAMCFDGIKRLCHIRGKLRKKVWINQGDIILIGLRDYQDAKADVILKYTPDEARNLKTYGEFPETVRINETVVYSVDGLDEDIEFGDEVSSEDEADAVDAI; encoded by the coding sequence atgccGAAAAACAAAGGAAAAGGAGGTAAAAACAGAAGGAGGGGTAAGAATGAAAACGAAACTGAAAAACGTGAGTTGGTCTTCAAAGAAGACGGACAAGAGTACGCCCAAGTCACAAAGATGCTCGGTAATGGCCGCTTGGAGGCCATGTGCTTTGATGGCATAAAACGTCTATGTCATATTCGAGGAAAATTAAGGAAAAAAGTGTGGATAAACCAAGGAGATATTATACTTATCGGCCTACGAGATTATCAAGATGCCAAGGCAGATGTCATCCTGAAATATACTCCCGATGAGGCAAGAAATCTGAAAACGTATGGAGAGTTTCCTGAAACAGTACGCATCAATGAAACTGTTGTCTATTCTGTTGACGGTCTGGATGAAGACATTGAGTTTGGAGACGAAGTCAGTTCAGAAGATGAAGCTGATGCAGTAGATGCTATATAA